A section of the Acanthochromis polyacanthus isolate Apoly-LR-REF ecotype Palm Island chromosome 13, KAUST_Apoly_ChrSc, whole genome shotgun sequence genome encodes:
- the cryba1a gene encoding crystallin, beta A1a, with amino-acid sequence MALNNPNPLGPWKITVYDQENFQGKRLEFTSACQNIMECGVDNIRSLKVECGAWAGYEHSSFCGQQFVLERGEYPHWESWSGSNAYHIERMMSFRPICSANHKESKMVLFERENFMGRQWEINDDYPSLQAMGWGNNEIGSMQVQGGAWVCYQFPGYRGYQYIMECDRHGGEYKHYREWGSHAQSFQVQSLRRIQQ; translated from the exons ATGGCTCTGAATAATCCCAACCCACTGGGACCATGGAAG ATCACAGTTTATGACCAGGAGAACTTCCAGGGCAAACGTCTGGAGTTTACCTCAGCCTGCCAGAACATCATGGAGTGTGGCGTTGACAACATCCGCTCTCTGAAGGTGGAGTGTGGAGC CTGGGCAGGATACGAGCACTCCAGCTTCTGTGGACAGCAGTTTGTCTTGGAGAGAGGAGAGTATCCTCACTGGGAGTCATGGAGCGGCAGCAACGCCTACCACATTGAGAGGATGATGTCCTTCCGCCCCATCTGCTCTGCT AACCACAAGGAGTCCAAGATGGTGCTGTTTGAGAGGGAGAACTTCATGGGCCGCCAGTGGGAGATAAACGATGACTACCCCTCTCTGCAGGCTATGGGCTGGGGCAACAACGAGATTGGGTCTATGCAAGTTCAGGGTGGCGC ctgggtGTGCTACCAGTTCCCAGGTTACCGTGGTTACCAGTACATCATGGAGTGCGATCGCCATGGCGGCGAGTACAAACATTACAGAGAGTGGGGCTCCCATGCTCAGTCCTTCCAGGTGCAGTCGCTGCGTCGAATCCAGCAATGA